The following are encoded together in the Streptomyces rapamycinicus NRRL 5491 genome:
- a CDS encoding glycoside hydrolase family 6 protein, with protein MRHRLRALMTALFALPLALAIAPSAHAADPTTMTNGFYVDPDSSAKRWVAANPGDGRAPAINASIANTPMARWFGSWSGTIGTATGAYVGAADHGDKLPILVAYNIYNRDYCGGHSAGGAASPSAYATWIAQFAGGIANRPAVVVLEPDSLGDYGCMTQAQIDEREGMLTGALAQFSRQAPNTWVYLDAGNPGWADPATMARRLHEAGLRQAHGFSLNVSNYFTTSENTAYGNAVNSELNARYGYTKPFVVDTSRNGNGSNGQWCNPSGRRIGAPTQLGGGAEMLLWIKTPGESDGNCGVGAGSSAGQFLPEAAYKMVYGY; from the coding sequence ATGCGCCACAGACTCCGCGCCCTGATGACAGCGCTCTTCGCTCTGCCGCTGGCGCTCGCCATCGCACCGTCCGCCCACGCGGCCGACCCGACCACCATGACCAACGGGTTCTATGTGGACCCCGACTCCAGCGCGAAGAGGTGGGTCGCCGCCAACCCCGGCGACGGCCGGGCGCCCGCGATCAACGCCTCCATCGCCAACACCCCGATGGCCCGCTGGTTCGGCTCCTGGAGCGGCACCATCGGCACCGCCACCGGCGCGTACGTGGGCGCCGCGGATCATGGGGACAAACTGCCCATCCTCGTCGCCTACAACATATACAACCGCGACTACTGCGGCGGGCACTCCGCGGGCGGGGCCGCTTCGCCATCCGCCTACGCGACCTGGATCGCCCAGTTCGCCGGCGGGATCGCCAACCGCCCGGCTGTCGTCGTCCTCGAACCGGACTCTCTCGGGGACTACGGTTGCATGACCCAGGCTCAGATCGACGAACGCGAGGGCATGCTCACCGGCGCCCTCGCCCAGTTCAGCCGCCAGGCCCCCAACACCTGGGTCTACCTCGACGCCGGCAACCCGGGCTGGGCGGACCCGGCGACCATGGCCCGGCGCCTCCACGAAGCCGGCCTTCGACAGGCCCACGGCTTCTCCCTCAACGTCTCCAACTACTTCACCACGAGCGAGAACACCGCCTACGGCAACGCCGTCAACAGTGAACTCAACGCCCGCTACGGCTACACCAAGCCGTTCGTCGTCGACACCAGCCGCAACGGCAACGGCTCCAACGGCCAGTGGTGCAACCCCTCAGGCCGCCGTATCGGCGCCCCCACCCAGCTGGGCGGAGGCGCCGAGATGCTCTTGTGGATCAAGACCCCGGGCGAGTCCGACGGCAACTGCGGTGTCGGAGCCGGCTCCTCGGCCGGACAGTTCCTCCCCGAGGCCGCCTACAAGATGGTCTACGGCTACTGA
- a CDS encoding Lrp/AsnC family transcriptional regulator: MLDAVERGLLQALQIDGRVAFSLVGAVLGVSDQTVARRYARLRNEAGVRVIGAVWPEAVGRQLWLVRVRCVPEAVAGLARALAKQAETTWVQIASGGAEVLCMVQAVTDPPAAESTVLSRLPRTPRVTGVSAHRVLHPFFGGSESPLTKNGPLTAEQCAQLSPPAAKRVSGPVELSAEDNALLEALALDGRAGFRSLATATGWSQTTVRRRLAELRSGGVVYVDVDVDPALLGSWTSAGLWLTVAPGELAAAGEALAEHPQVSFAAATTGVSNLYASVQCPTGTALYEYLTGPVAALPGLLSVGTAPSMRVVKGASPVVG, from the coding sequence ATGTTGGACGCGGTCGAACGCGGGCTGCTGCAAGCGCTCCAGATCGATGGGCGGGTCGCGTTCTCGCTGGTCGGTGCGGTGCTGGGGGTCTCGGACCAGACAGTGGCGCGCCGGTACGCGCGGCTGCGGAACGAGGCGGGCGTTCGGGTGATCGGTGCGGTGTGGCCGGAGGCGGTGGGGCGGCAGTTGTGGCTGGTGCGGGTGCGGTGCGTACCGGAGGCGGTGGCGGGGCTCGCGCGAGCGCTGGCGAAGCAGGCGGAGACGACATGGGTGCAGATCGCCTCGGGAGGCGCGGAGGTCCTGTGCATGGTTCAGGCGGTGACGGACCCGCCGGCGGCGGAGTCGACCGTGCTGTCTCGCCTGCCCCGCACGCCCCGGGTCACCGGGGTGAGTGCGCACCGCGTGCTGCACCCGTTCTTCGGTGGAAGTGAGAGTCCGCTGACGAAGAACGGGCCGCTCACGGCGGAGCAGTGCGCGCAGCTGTCGCCGCCGGCGGCGAAACGCGTGTCCGGGCCGGTGGAACTGTCGGCGGAGGACAACGCGTTGCTGGAGGCGCTCGCGCTGGACGGGCGGGCCGGGTTCCGGTCGCTGGCCACGGCGACGGGCTGGTCGCAGACGACCGTGCGGCGGCGGCTGGCAGAGCTGCGCTCGGGCGGGGTGGTGTACGTCGACGTCGACGTCGACCCGGCGTTGCTGGGGTCGTGGACGTCGGCGGGGCTGTGGCTGACGGTCGCGCCGGGTGAGCTGGCGGCTGCGGGTGAGGCGCTGGCGGAGCATCCGCAGGTGAGCTTCGCGGCTGCCACCACCGGCGTGTCCAACCTGTACGCGAGCGTGCAGTGCCCCACTGGCACGGCGCTGTACGAATACCTGACGGGCCCGGTGGCGGCATTGCCCGGGCTGCTGTCGGTGGGGACCGCGCCGAGTATGCGGGTGGTCAAGGGGGCGTCTCCGGTCGTCGGATAG
- a CDS encoding discoidin domain-containing protein: MVLIALATAIALALALLSLSAPPTAAAVPSSQDKTAAAAELLSQGKPATASSTENTSTPASAAVDGNTGTRWSSVFSDPQWLRVDLGATAAISRIVLRWEAGYARAFQIQTSDNGTAWTTIHSTVTGTGGVQTLDVTGSGRYVRVHGMQRGTPYGYSLWEFQVYGSSGGTSPGDGIPDPTTASLEAASGPLATAAYTVPNPSGYGSGTVTYPTATGSYPGVVLMPGYQGTQQNLQWLAPRLASWGFVVINVGTNTLTDDPESRGRQISAAGTQLLALGNTTGNPVSGKLNGTLGAAGHSMGGGGVMAALRDDSRFKAGVPTAPFHMSPNFSGVTEPTFFLTCQSDVAAPGNRYALPWYNSMTQAEKLYIEVPGDHLCPMTGSGNKAKQGKWIVSFLSRWLRADTRFSPFLCDAVRDSDKNNTSLVTRWMDTCPF, translated from the coding sequence ATGGTGCTGATCGCACTGGCCACCGCCATTGCCCTGGCTCTGGCCCTGCTGAGCCTCTCTGCCCCGCCGACGGCCGCTGCCGTGCCGTCGTCCCAGGACAAGACCGCAGCCGCCGCCGAACTGCTGTCGCAGGGTAAACCCGCGACCGCCTCGTCCACCGAGAACACGTCCACTCCCGCGTCCGCGGCGGTGGACGGCAACACCGGGACCCGCTGGTCAAGCGTGTTCAGCGACCCCCAGTGGCTACGCGTCGACCTGGGCGCCACCGCCGCCATCAGCCGAATCGTCCTGCGCTGGGAGGCCGGATACGCCCGCGCGTTCCAGATCCAGACCTCGGACAACGGCACCGCCTGGACCACCATTCACTCGACCGTCACCGGCACCGGTGGCGTGCAGACCCTCGACGTCACCGGAAGTGGCCGGTACGTCCGCGTCCATGGCATGCAGCGCGGCACCCCCTATGGCTACTCGCTGTGGGAGTTCCAGGTGTACGGGTCCAGTGGCGGCACCTCCCCCGGGGACGGGATCCCGGACCCGACGACCGCTTCGCTGGAGGCCGCAAGCGGGCCGCTGGCCACTGCCGCCTACACCGTTCCCAACCCGAGCGGATATGGATCCGGCACCGTCACCTACCCGACAGCCACCGGGTCATACCCGGGCGTCGTGCTGATGCCGGGCTATCAGGGCACCCAGCAGAACCTGCAATGGCTCGCACCCCGCCTCGCCTCCTGGGGCTTCGTCGTGATCAACGTCGGCACCAACACGCTCACCGACGATCCCGAATCGCGCGGGCGCCAGATCAGCGCCGCCGGCACCCAGTTGCTCGCGCTCGGCAACACCACCGGCAACCCGGTCTCCGGCAAGCTCAACGGCACACTCGGCGCGGCCGGTCACTCGATGGGGGGCGGCGGTGTCATGGCGGCCCTCCGCGACGACTCCCGCTTCAAGGCGGGCGTGCCCACGGCCCCGTTCCATATGAGCCCGAACTTCTCCGGAGTAACCGAGCCCACCTTCTTCCTCACCTGTCAAAGCGATGTCGCCGCCCCCGGCAACAGGTATGCGCTGCCCTGGTACAACTCCATGACCCAGGCCGAGAAGCTCTACATCGAGGTTCCCGGCGACCACCTCTGCCCGATGACCGGATCCGGCAACAAGGCCAAGCAGGGCAAGTGGATCGTGTCGTTCCTCAGCCGCTGGCTGCGCGCCGACACCCGTTTCAGTCCGTTCCTGTGCGACGCCGTGCGTGACTCCGACAAGAACAACACGTCCCTGGTCACGCGCTGGATGGACACCTGCCCGTTCTGA
- a CDS encoding LacI family DNA-binding transcriptional regulator produces the protein MAEDAPRRQPTLDEVTELAGVSRSVASRAINNAPHVSRAKREAVERAVRQLGYVPNPTARALATRQTGAAALVVSGEDPSIFADPFFAQVIVGASAALEEADLHLMLCLAASDRSRERVGELLRSKGADGAMLMALREHDPLAHMAEEAEMPVVFGGRPVGTTPRWYVDVDNVGGGREATEYLVSRGRIRVAAICGRLDTEVGRARYRGYRDAMLAAGLDPLPPQEGDFTEPSGAAAMAALLANHPGVDGVFAANDNMGAGALRALREAGRVVPVDVAVVGFDDLAVAQIADPPLTTVHQPIAALGREMARMLVALISGQDPTPLILPTRLVTRASA, from the coding sequence ATGGCGGAAGACGCGCCCCGTCGGCAGCCGACGCTCGACGAGGTGACCGAACTCGCCGGCGTCTCCCGCTCCGTGGCGTCCCGCGCGATCAACAACGCACCGCACGTCAGCCGTGCCAAACGCGAGGCGGTCGAGCGGGCCGTCCGGCAACTCGGTTACGTACCCAATCCGACCGCCCGCGCTCTGGCCACCCGCCAGACAGGAGCGGCCGCCCTGGTCGTCTCCGGCGAGGACCCGTCGATCTTCGCGGATCCGTTCTTCGCCCAGGTGATCGTGGGAGCGTCGGCCGCTCTGGAGGAGGCCGACCTGCATCTGATGCTGTGCCTGGCCGCTTCCGACCGGAGCCGCGAGCGGGTGGGGGAGCTCCTCCGGTCCAAGGGCGCCGACGGCGCCATGCTGATGGCGCTGCGTGAGCACGATCCGCTGGCCCATATGGCCGAGGAGGCGGAGATGCCCGTCGTGTTCGGCGGACGCCCGGTCGGTACAACTCCCCGGTGGTACGTGGACGTCGACAACGTCGGTGGAGGGCGCGAGGCGACCGAGTACCTGGTCTCTCGCGGCCGGATTCGCGTAGCCGCGATCTGCGGGCGTCTGGACACCGAGGTCGGACGCGCCCGGTACCGCGGATACCGGGATGCCATGCTGGCGGCCGGCCTCGATCCGCTCCCGCCGCAGGAGGGGGACTTCACCGAGCCCAGCGGAGCCGCCGCCATGGCCGCACTGCTGGCGAACCACCCCGGCGTGGACGGGGTGTTCGCCGCCAACGACAACATGGGCGCGGGAGCGCTGCGCGCGTTGCGCGAGGCAGGCCGAGTGGTCCCCGTCGACGTCGCAGTGGTCGGCTTCGACGACCTGGCCGTCGCCCAGATCGCCGATCCGCCCCTCACCACCGTCCACCAGCCCATAGCGGCTCTCGGCCGGGAGATGGCGCGCATGCTCGTCGCACTCATCAGCGGACAGGATCCCACCCCGCTGATCCTGCCCACCCGCCTGGTCACCCGCGCCAGCGCCTGA
- a CDS encoding sarcosine oxidase subunit gamma — protein sequence MAEQTDTSPVALRTSPLAHLADRMRAAAVTGARGVTLAERPFLTMVNLRLDPTSEAAGRMEKTLGVPLPHQCGHTTTSGPHTAVWLGPDDWLLLSEEPIDTAELRQALAGDPGSVVDVSANRTTLELSGPAARQVLEKGCRLDLHPRAFGPGRAVSTTVGPVPVLLWHIDDAPTYRLLPRSSFADHLARWLIDAMSEYRGPEVP from the coding sequence ATGGCTGAGCAGACCGACACGAGCCCGGTGGCGCTGCGTACCAGCCCCCTGGCACATCTGGCGGACCGGATGCGCGCGGCCGCCGTCACCGGCGCCCGTGGCGTCACGCTGGCCGAGCGCCCGTTCCTCACCATGGTGAACCTGCGCCTCGACCCCACTTCCGAAGCGGCCGGCCGGATGGAGAAGACCCTGGGGGTGCCGCTCCCCCACCAGTGCGGCCACACCACCACGTCCGGCCCCCACACGGCCGTCTGGCTCGGCCCCGACGATTGGCTCCTGCTGTCCGAAGAGCCCATCGACACCGCCGAGTTGCGGCAGGCACTCGCGGGAGACCCGGGCTCGGTCGTGGACGTCTCCGCGAACCGCACCACGCTGGAGCTGAGCGGGCCGGCCGCCCGCCAGGTGCTGGAGAAGGGCTGCCGACTGGACCTGCACCCCCGGGCCTTCGGCCCCGGCCGGGCGGTGTCGACCACGGTGGGCCCCGTCCCGGTGCTGCTCTGGCACATCGACGACGCGCCGACGTACCGGCTCCTCCCGCGATCCTCGTTCGCCGACCACCTGGCGCGCTGGCTCATCGACGCGATGAGCGAGTACCGCGGGCCGGAAGTGCCCTGA
- a CDS encoding LacI family DNA-binding transcriptional regulator: MSSTNQRLALDGLAAGPLTTAEIAAHAGVSVATVSKVINGRTDVASDTRARIEEIIRSHGHRRQKRASRPAPALELVFRQIRDAYHVEIIKGVQQVAREHRLAVVISELQGRLTPGRGWVEDVLFRRPAGIIEVYSVLADTQSGQLRSRGIPFVLVGPNGEPAHASPSVGATNWNGGLSATRHLLRLGHRRIAVITGPENALASRARADGYRTAMETAGVLVDRDLVRIGDYRAEDGLRHARELLRPPSPPTAVFTCNDALALGVYRAAAEAGLSIPDDLSVVGFDDLRPAQWTVPPLTTVHQPLTEMAVTAAAMVVNLAQGQPLAQTRVELATELVVRDSTAPPRS, from the coding sequence ATGTCCTCTACAAATCAGAGGCTCGCTCTCGATGGCCTGGCCGCTGGGCCGCTGACCACCGCGGAGATAGCGGCGCACGCCGGGGTCTCCGTCGCCACGGTCTCCAAGGTGATCAACGGGCGGACGGACGTCGCGTCCGACACCCGCGCTCGGATCGAAGAGATCATTCGCAGCCACGGGCACCGCAGGCAGAAGCGGGCCTCCCGCCCCGCCCCCGCACTGGAACTCGTCTTCCGCCAGATCCGGGACGCGTACCACGTCGAGATCATCAAGGGCGTGCAGCAGGTGGCGCGCGAGCACCGGCTCGCAGTGGTGATCTCCGAGCTGCAAGGCCGGTTGACCCCCGGACGCGGCTGGGTCGAGGACGTCCTGTTCCGGCGCCCGGCAGGCATCATCGAGGTCTACTCCGTCCTCGCCGATACCCAGAGCGGCCAACTGCGCAGCCGGGGCATCCCGTTCGTCCTCGTCGGCCCCAATGGCGAACCCGCCCACGCGTCCCCCTCTGTGGGTGCGACCAACTGGAACGGCGGTCTCTCGGCCACCCGCCATCTTCTACGGCTCGGGCACCGACGCATCGCCGTCATCACCGGACCCGAAAACGCCCTCGCCAGCCGCGCCCGGGCGGACGGCTACCGGACCGCCATGGAGACCGCAGGCGTACTCGTCGACCGCGACCTCGTCCGCATCGGCGACTACCGTGCGGAGGACGGCCTCAGGCACGCACGCGAGTTGCTGCGCCCGCCCAGTCCACCGACTGCCGTGTTCACCTGTAACGACGCACTGGCACTCGGTGTGTACCGGGCCGCCGCCGAGGCCGGACTGTCCATCCCCGACGACCTCAGCGTCGTGGGGTTCGACGACCTGCGCCCGGCACAGTGGACCGTGCCACCACTGACCACCGTGCACCAACCGCTCACCGAGATGGCCGTCACCGCAGCGGCGATGGTGGTCAATCTTGCACAGGGGCAACCGCTGGCACAGACCCGGGTGGAGCTCGCCACCGAACTCGTCGTCCGCGACAGCACCGCGCCACCGCGCTCGTGA
- a CDS encoding alkene reductase yields MPNAFDPISIGPLTLPNRVAMAPLTRRRAYGDGLSATPLMAEYYRQRATAGLIVAEAAQPSHVGQGYTDTPGLHDPAQVLSWRPVTDAVHDAGGRIYTQLMHAGRNSHPELLGGGLHPLAPSACAAEGVVRVHGGEPAVRKPYPIPQVLTMRGVADTIADFADAAANAIDAGFDGVELHGAYGYLIQQFLSGNANRRTDRYGGSVAGRVRFPLDLVDAVAARIGSERLALRISPGCTAFGLDEPDLHELYLTLVDGLPRDLAYLHVFEFPGHRDLTVKLREQWAGAFMLNPHETHHDWPAGPRQLRLVDDGLADILSFGTLFISNPDLVHRLRLGAPLAEADETTFYRGDHRGYTDYPCLGEVLS; encoded by the coding sequence ATGCCGAACGCATTCGACCCGATCTCCATCGGACCGCTTACCCTGCCCAACCGGGTCGCCATGGCCCCGCTGACCCGCCGCCGCGCCTACGGCGACGGCCTGTCGGCGACCCCGCTCATGGCCGAGTACTACCGGCAGCGCGCGACCGCCGGGCTGATCGTCGCCGAAGCCGCCCAGCCCAGTCATGTCGGCCAGGGCTACACCGACACCCCCGGCCTGCACGACCCGGCGCAGGTCCTGTCCTGGCGCCCGGTCACCGACGCCGTGCACGACGCGGGCGGCCGGATCTACACACAGCTCATGCACGCCGGCCGCAACAGCCACCCCGAACTCCTCGGCGGCGGGCTGCACCCGCTCGCGCCGTCCGCGTGTGCCGCCGAAGGCGTCGTGCGCGTCCACGGCGGCGAACCGGCCGTGCGCAAGCCGTACCCGATACCGCAAGTCCTGACCATGCGGGGCGTCGCGGATACCATCGCCGACTTCGCCGATGCGGCCGCGAACGCGATCGACGCCGGGTTCGACGGTGTCGAACTGCACGGAGCCTACGGTTACCTCATTCAGCAGTTCCTCTCCGGCAACGCCAACCGCCGCACCGACCGCTACGGCGGCAGCGTCGCCGGGCGCGTCCGGTTCCCGCTCGACCTCGTTGACGCCGTCGCCGCGCGCATCGGATCCGAGCGGCTCGCACTGCGCATCTCCCCTGGCTGCACCGCGTTCGGCCTCGACGAGCCGGACCTGCACGAGCTCTACCTGACCCTGGTCGACGGTCTGCCACGCGACCTGGCCTACCTGCACGTATTCGAGTTTCCGGGCCACCGCGACCTCACGGTGAAACTGCGGGAGCAGTGGGCAGGAGCGTTCATGCTCAATCCGCACGAGACTCACCACGACTGGCCCGCCGGCCCCCGGCAACTGCGCCTGGTCGACGACGGGCTGGCGGACATCCTCTCGTTCGGGACGCTGTTCATCTCCAACCCCGACCTCGTGCACCGCCTCCGCCTCGGCGCGCCGCTCGCCGAGGCCGACGAGACCACGTTCTACCGCGGCGACCACCGCGGCTACACCGACTACCCCTGCCTGGGGGAAGTCCTCTCGTGA
- a CDS encoding pectate lyase family protein codes for MPGSPGPERASHRRNRRWPYAVLAGAVVLGGSLLGPQALSEDATAAPAVKAWPDKADGFASLGGGTTGGAAGKTVTVTSFAELEKYATAQDPYVIKVGGTLKYPTMGNEVRVASNKTVIGAGTKGEIVGGGFFLKKGVSNVIIRNLTIRDTRMPDDDPDDDSYDYDAIQIDTADHIWIDHNRLERMNDGLIDSRKDTTNLTVSWNIINENHKTFGIGWTDNVTSQVTIHHNWCGTQSRNPSIDNVANAHLYNNYLQNTGSGNWSRGKSNTVIENRGLYPASWTPTPVRGKADGGGDGDAIGGDWNPDT; via the coding sequence ATGCCAGGAAGCCCAGGTCCAGAGCGAGCGAGCCATCGCAGAAACCGCCGCTGGCCGTACGCCGTGCTGGCCGGGGCGGTCGTCCTGGGCGGCTCCCTGCTGGGTCCGCAAGCACTCTCCGAAGACGCCACCGCCGCCCCGGCCGTCAAGGCGTGGCCGGACAAGGCCGACGGGTTCGCTTCCCTGGGCGGCGGCACCACCGGCGGGGCCGCGGGCAAGACCGTCACCGTCACCTCCTTCGCCGAACTGGAGAAGTACGCCACCGCCCAAGACCCCTACGTCATCAAGGTCGGCGGGACGCTCAAGTACCCGACGATGGGCAACGAGGTGCGCGTGGCCTCGAACAAGACGGTCATCGGTGCCGGAACCAAGGGAGAGATCGTCGGCGGAGGCTTCTTCCTCAAGAAGGGCGTCAGCAACGTCATCATCCGTAACCTCACCATCCGCGACACCCGGATGCCGGACGACGACCCGGACGACGACAGCTACGACTACGACGCCATCCAGATCGACACCGCCGACCACATCTGGATCGACCACAACCGCCTGGAGCGGATGAACGACGGCCTGATCGACAGCCGCAAGGACACCACGAACCTGACGGTGTCCTGGAACATCATCAATGAGAACCACAAGACCTTCGGAATCGGCTGGACGGACAACGTCACCTCCCAGGTGACGATCCATCACAACTGGTGTGGCACCCAGTCCCGCAACCCGAGCATCGACAACGTGGCCAACGCCCACCTGTACAACAACTATCTACAGAACACCGGCAGCGGAAACTGGTCGCGGGGCAAGTCCAACACCGTGATCGAGAACCGCGGTCTGTATCCCGCCTCGTGGACGCCCACGCCGGTGCGAGGGAAAGCGGATGGCGGAGGTGACGGCGATGCGATTGGCGGAGACTGGAACCCTGATACGTAG